A region of the Candidatus Binatia bacterium genome:
AAGAAGCTGCCGGTCACCCACGTGCCGGTACGCACCAACCCCGAGCTGCGCGAGTCGAAGCTCTTCAACAGCACCTGGAGCTACGTCAAGCGCTCCGCGGCGACCATCCTGCGCATCTACGCGCTCTACGAACCCCTGAAGGTGTTCTCCTTGATCGGCGGGACGCTCATCCTGATCGGCACATCGATCGGTATGCGCTTCGTCTACTACTACTTTACCGAAGGCGGCCGCGGACACCTGCAGTCCCTGATGCTGACGGTGCTGCTGATCATCATCGGCTTCCAGACCGTACTCATCGGTCTCGTCGCGGACCTCATCGGCTCGAACCGTTCGCTCATCGAGGACCTGCTCTTCCGTCTGCGGCGCATCGAGCTGGGCGAACGGGGCAACGGCAACAAGGTGGAGACCGTCGTCCGCGGCCCGACCCTTGTCCAACGCGCCAAAGGAGACCATTCGTGAGCCCCGGCTGCGGCGCCCCGGAGCGGCCGCCGCAGCGCGTGTGTTTCTTCGGCACCTACGCGCGCCAGCACACGGCCACGCGCCTCCTGCTGCGCGCCTGCCATGCCGCCGGCGTCGAGGTCGTCGAGTGTCACCGGCCGCTCTGGGAAAAAACCCGCCACAAACACGCAACCTATTTCGGCGCCCGCTCGGCCGCCGTCCTCGCCAGCCAGTACGCCAGCGCCGCTTTCGCCCTCGCTCGTAATCGCCGCCGCCTCCGGGACGTACCGCTCTACGTGATCGGCTTCAACGGCCAGCTCGATAGCCTGTGGTTGCGTCTGCTGCTAGGCCGCGAGCGTACACCCGTGGTGGTCGCCCCGCTGGTGACCCTCAGCGAGACCCTGGTCGACGACCGTCAGGTGTTTCGTGCCGGTTCGTGGCGCGCGCGCGGCGCCGCCAGCATCGATCGGCTCAGTCTGGCGACGGCGACCCGGGTCGTCATGGACACCGACGCCCACGGCCGCTACGTCGCCGACAACTTCGCCGTGCCGGCCTCGACCATATCCACCTGGCATCTCGGAACGGATACGAGCGTTTTCGCACCCACCCCGCTGCCGCGCGACCGCCGCCCCTTGCGCGTGCTGTTCTACGGGTCGTTCCTGCCCCTGCACGGGATTCGCACGGTCGTCGAGGCGGCGGCCCGGCTCGCCCACCGCTCCGATCTCGAGTTCATCCTCGCCGGCGGCGGCCCCGAACACGCCACGGCAATCGCTCTGGCGCGCGATGCCCGACTGACTCGGATCGGGTTCGTCGAGTGGATGTCCTACGAAAGCCTCGCCGAGCTCGTCGCCAGTGCGCACATCTGCCTCGGCATCTTCGGCACCTCGGACAAGGCGCGCATGGTGATACCCAACAAGGTGTACGAAACGGCGGCCCGCGGACGGCCCATCGTCACCGCCGACACGCCCGCAATCCGCGAGGTGTTCGCGCACGGCGAGACCGCCTGGCTCTGCCCGGCCGGGGACGCCGGAGCTCTCGCCGAAGCGATCGCCACCCTGGCGGACGCCCCGCGGCTGCGCCAACGCCTCGCCGAGGGCGCCGCGGCACTGCTGGCCGACCGCTTCGCCCCCGGCGCCCAGGGCCGGCGTCTGGCCGCCATCTTCGCCGCCGCCACCCACCACCGCCCATGAGTGCCACGGTCGGTATCGTCGTCCTCAACTGGAACGGCGACAGGGAAACGACCGCCTGCATCGCCTCGCTGCGCGCCCAGCACTACCGCGAGAGCTTTATCGTTCTCGTGGACAACGACTCCAACCCCGACGTGCGTGCCCGTCTGGACCGTGCCTTCGGTGACGCCCACGACGTCGAGTGCTGCTGGCTCGACACGAACCGCGGCTATGCCGGCGGCATGAATGCCGGCCTCGCCGTCGCCTGCCGCCGCGGCGCCGATCTGCTGGTCGTCATCACCCAGGACGTCGTCTTCGCGCCGGGCGCGCTGGCCGCTCTGGTCGCGGGCGCCGCCGATACGGGCGCCGGCATCGTCGGCCCGCGGGTGCTCGACGCGCGCCGCGCGGGACACGTGCTCTCCATCGGCGAGCGCGTGTCGGTGCCCCTGCTCTGCGTGCCGCGGACATTGCTGCGCTATCGCGTTCCCCGCTCGCGGCCTTACGCGGTCGGCGGCGTCATGGGCTGCGCAATGCTGCTGACGCGCCGCTGCGTCGATGCCGTTGGGGGCTTCGACCCGGAGTTCTTCGCTTACTACGAAGAGGTCGACCTCTGCCTGCGCGCCCGACGGCACGGCTTCGGTATCGCGTGTGCACCCGAGGCTGTGGTAACCCATGACGGCATGCGGGGATTTGCGGCCGGGTTCACCGCCGTCAGCGCCGAGCTCAAAGCGCGCAACCTGATTCGACTCATCCGCCGCTGGGCCCGACCCGCCGACTATCTCATCCTCCTGCCCACCTACGCCCTGCTGCTGGGAGGTAGCGCCGCCCTTTACGCCGCCCGACGCCGCACCGACGTGCTGAGCGCGCTCTGGCACGGCATGATCGCCGGCCTCCAGGGCAAGAGCGGCCCCCCGAACCATTAACCCCCCACGACCCCAAGCCCCCCATGCGCATCGGCATCGGCGCCATTCTCGGCACGCTCGGCGGACCCGCCACCTACGCCCGTGCGCTCGTCACCGCCCTGGCCGCGATCGATTCCGACCACGAGTACGTCGTCATCACCGACGCCCCCGACACCCTGGGGGTGCAGGCCCCCAACGTGCGCTGCGCGGTGGCCCGGTTGCCGACCCCCTTCTTGCAGCCGGTCTGGGACCACCTCTTCGTCCCCATTGCCGTGCGCCGCCACCGCCTGGATCTTTACCACGGCACCAAGGGCATCCTGCCGGTGTGGACCGGCTGTCCGGCCGTGGTGACCGTGCACGATCTCGCCGTCTATCGCCAGCCCGAAACGTTCGCGTGGTTGCAGCGCATCCACCTGCGCAGCCACACCCCGCTGGCCGTGCGCCGCGCGGCGCGCGTCATCGCAGACAGCGAATCGGCAAAACGGGACATCCGCGAGCGATTCTCGGTGCCGGACGAACGCGTAACCGTCATTCCCCTGGCAGCCGCGCCGATATTCGGTCCGGCACCGTGCGCCGACGACGCACGCATTGCCGCCGCCATGGACCTTCCCGCCCGTTACGTTCTCTATGCGGGTACGATCCAACCGCGCAAGCACGTCGAGCTGCTCGTCGACGCGTTCGGGGGCGTGGCCCACGGCGACACCGCACTTCTGATCGCCGGGCGTGCCCGCCCTGGGTACCAGCCGGCGTTTCTCACCCGCCCGCCACCGGGGGTGCGCTATCTGGGTCCCGTCGGCGACGCCGAACTGGCGGTGCTCTACCGGCGTGCGGACGCGCTGTTCAGCCTGTCTGGCTACGAGGGGTTCGGCCTCTCCCTTCTCGAGGCCATGACAAGCGGCTGCCTGGTGGTCGCGGGACGGAACAGTGCCGTGCCCGAGGTGGTGGGCGACGGTGGCATCCTGTTGTCAGAGTTTACGCTGCCGGCCGTGCGGGAAGCCCTCGGCCGCGTGCTGGCAGGCGATCCGTCGCTCGCGGTCCTGCGCGCTCGCGGCCTCGAACGGTCCCGGCAGTACAGTTGGGAAGCGACGGCGCGCCGGACGCTGGCGGTATACGAAGCGGCGCAGCCGAACCGCTGAAACCTACCCGACTCCTCCCCTCGCCTGTCTTTCGGGCGACAGAACGACTCACCCGCCACCGCGCCCTTCTCGGACGAGGCAGGTGCACATCTATCCCGGGCGGAGATTTCGCCCACGTAACAATGTTACGCGATTCTTAACGTCCTATGGACGGGAGATGCGGGATTGGCAGGGCACGCCGCCCTACAAGCGGCGGTTTGAAGTGACCGAGGTGAGCAGTACAACGCCAGTGAGCAGTACAACGCCAGATGGAAAGAAAGGGAGGACAAGGAAATGAGGAACGTAGGGAATAGGTTGTTCGCGTATGCGGTCGCCACAGTCGCGATTGCCTCTGTCGCGCAGCCGGCGCGGGCCTACGTGGGTCCGCTGCTAACCTGCGCCCCGACCGTCGGGACGCTCGCACCCGTAACGTTCAAACCGGGGCTGGACTGCGACGAGGAAATCCACAGATTCGATACCAGCGTAATGCTGGATGGCTGCGCAACCGGTCCGGCCAACTGGGACTGGTGGGCATATGGCAGGTACGGGAGCCGCATATCGCAATTTAACGCCGACAGGGTCACGAAGGCATCTGTCTCGCTCAAGGGGTCGATGTTCGGAAGCTGCAACTTCTACGACAGCGAGCCGTGGGGCAGCCCCGGGGTCGCAGCGCCCAGCGCATCCGGCAAGCTTAGACTGTACGACGCAAACGGCTTCCGGATATTTGGCGGCTCAGGCGAGTTCTTCGCCCGCATCGTCGACGACTTCGACTTCTTCGACCCCGCGTATATAGTGCTCGGCATCATGACCAAAGGCTTCGGCGCCGGCGCGAAGATTAACCTTCGCCTCCAGTACGACACGGGAAACCCTTACAACGCTGAGGTCTTAGGGTGCAGCATATCTGGCATCGATCCCTGTCCAGTCGAGGCACCGCAGATCACAGTGCACCTGATGACCAGCTATCTCAGCTATCTTGAAGTGTATTTTGGCGGCGAGGGAACCTGCACGGGGACCGGCACCCCGTTGAAGTGCTGCACGGGCGAGGGTACCGGCTCGACCTGTCAGGGGCTCTAATCTCCCATACGCCTGGCGCCGGAAACGAACGCCGCGCCGACCCGGAAACGCAGGGTCGGCGCGGCGTTCGTATCGGAGCCGCGGCATGGATAAGCCGGACGAAACGTCGCTACAACCAGGCGGGGCCTACCCGCCCCACCCCGATCGCGGATTCCCCCCTGTCCATCGCATTTTGTCCGTGATATAAGCCTCGGCATCGCGCATACTAGTTGCCGTTGGGTATGCGCCCGGGGCGGCCGGGCATTAATGGGGCGGGGCACAGAGGGAGAACGCGATGCGCAAAGCGCTGCTAGCCGTAGTACTGACCCTGCCTCTGGCATTCGTGGCCACCGCCGCGTCGGCACAGTGCACCGGGGCGCTGGGCACCAACCCCTGCGCACCCGGCGGCGGCTCGCGAGTTTCCGAGTGCCAGATGGAATGGCTGTTCCAGCCCATGCCCAAGCGACTCATGAACGGGGTGCCGATTGCCGACACGTCCAGAAGCATCCAGCGCAATCGAATCATCTGCTACGAAGGCGACCCCCGTTGCGACTTCGACGGCAGCTACACGAACAATAGCTGCACGTTCCAGACCCAGGTGTGCATCAATAACGGCGACCCGCGCTTCCCCAAGTGCGTGCCCAGCAGCCTCGCCAACTTCGAGGTGCTGCGTCCCAGGCC
Encoded here:
- a CDS encoding glycosyltransferase, translating into MSPGCGAPERPPQRVCFFGTYARQHTATRLLLRACHAAGVEVVECHRPLWEKTRHKHATYFGARSAAVLASQYASAAFALARNRRRLRDVPLYVIGFNGQLDSLWLRLLLGRERTPVVVAPLVTLSETLVDDRQVFRAGSWRARGAASIDRLSLATATRVVMDTDAHGRYVADNFAVPASTISTWHLGTDTSVFAPTPLPRDRRPLRVLFYGSFLPLHGIRTVVEAAARLAHRSDLEFILAGGGPEHATAIALARDARLTRIGFVEWMSYESLAELVASAHICLGIFGTSDKARMVIPNKVYETAARGRPIVTADTPAIREVFAHGETAWLCPAGDAGALAEAIATLADAPRLRQRLAEGAAALLADRFAPGAQGRRLAAIFAAATHHRP
- a CDS encoding glycosyltransferase family 2 protein codes for the protein MSATVGIVVLNWNGDRETTACIASLRAQHYRESFIVLVDNDSNPDVRARLDRAFGDAHDVECCWLDTNRGYAGGMNAGLAVACRRGADLLVVITQDVVFAPGALAALVAGAADTGAGIVGPRVLDARRAGHVLSIGERVSVPLLCVPRTLLRYRVPRSRPYAVGGVMGCAMLLTRRCVDAVGGFDPEFFAYYEEVDLCLRARRHGFGIACAPEAVVTHDGMRGFAAGFTAVSAELKARNLIRLIRRWARPADYLILLPTYALLLGGSAALYAARRRTDVLSALWHGMIAGLQGKSGPPNH
- a CDS encoding glycosyltransferase family 4 protein, which codes for MRIGIGAILGTLGGPATYARALVTALAAIDSDHEYVVITDAPDTLGVQAPNVRCAVARLPTPFLQPVWDHLFVPIAVRRHRLDLYHGTKGILPVWTGCPAVVTVHDLAVYRQPETFAWLQRIHLRSHTPLAVRRAARVIADSESAKRDIRERFSVPDERVTVIPLAAAPIFGPAPCADDARIAAAMDLPARYVLYAGTIQPRKHVELLVDAFGGVAHGDTALLIAGRARPGYQPAFLTRPPPGVRYLGPVGDAELAVLYRRADALFSLSGYEGFGLSLLEAMTSGCLVVAGRNSAVPEVVGDGGILLSEFTLPAVREALGRVLAGDPSLAVLRARGLERSRQYSWEATARRTLAVYEAAQPNR